One Hippoglossus stenolepis isolate QCI-W04-F060 chromosome 22, HSTE1.2, whole genome shotgun sequence DNA segment encodes these proteins:
- the myf6 gene encoding myogenic factor 6: protein MPQSLCQNKGEGRNNMMDLFETNTYLFSDLRYLEEGDHGPLQHLDMAGVSPLYNGDDSPLSPGQDHNIPSETGAESSGEEHVLAPPGLRAHCEGQCLMWACKVCKRRSAPPDRRKAATLRERRRLKKINEAFEALKRKTVANPNQRLPKVEILRSAISYIERLQELLQTLDEQEEKPQHGSTLNSKEHSAAGQPYLWKKSSEAWLTSADHSTAAAMTALREGTGGSSGSSSLLRLSSIVDSISHDEKISSSVLEN, encoded by the exons ATGCCACAGTCCCTCTGTCAAAACAAGGGAGAGGGGCGCAACAATATGATGGACCTTTTTGAGACCAACACTTATCTTTTCAGTGATTTGCGTTATTTGGAGGAGGGGGATCATGGACCACTGCAGCACCTGGACATGGCGGGGGTGTCCCCCTTGTACAACGGCGACGACAGCCCGCTGTCTCCGGGCCAGGACCATAATATTCCGTCGGAGACCGGGGCGGAGAGCAGCGGGGAGGAACACGTCCTCGCGCCGCCGGGGCTCCGCGCGCACTGCGAGGGCCAGTGCCTCATGTGGGCCTGCAAGGTCTGCAAGAGGCGGTCCGCGCCCCCGGACCGGCGCAAGGCGGCCAcgctgagggagaggaggaggctgaagaaGATCAACGAGGCCTTCGAGGCGCTGAAGAGGAAAACCGTGGCCAACCCCAACCAGAGGCTGCCCAAGGTGGAGATTTTACGCAGCGCCATCAGCTACATCGAgcggctgcaggagctgctgcaaACACTggatgagcaggaggagaaacccCAACACGGATCAACACTAAACTCTAAAGAACACAGT GCCGCCGGTCAGCCGTACCTCTGGAAAAAGTCCTCTGAGGCCTGGCTGACCTCTGCTGACCATTCCACCGCCGCGGCAATGACAGCACTGAGAGAAG GAACCGGCGGGTCCTCGGGTTCCTCCAGCCTCCTGCGTCTGTCCTCCATCGTGGACAGCATCTCCCACGACGAGAAGATCAGCTCCAGCGTCCTGGAAAACTGA